One Portunus trituberculatus isolate SZX2019 chromosome 43, ASM1759143v1, whole genome shotgun sequence DNA segment encodes these proteins:
- the LOC123517916 gene encoding uncharacterized protein LOC123517916: MRIPSKAAVQKIVTRHRKKEARVSKRAAAELYLFYLVFLKKLAKACDSYAIEQRKVVIGEEIVRRCAPKLLKSLSFIENLKSTLPPELVREMVTDVSESDDELVSDEE; the protein is encoded by the exons ATGAGGATTCCTTCCAAGGCAGCGGTACAGAAGATCGTGACGAGACACAGGAAGAAAGAGGCGCGTGTGTCAAAGCGAGCCGCGGCGGAGTTGTACCTATTCTACCTGGTCTTCCTGAAAAAACTCGCCAAGGCCTGTGACAGCTACGCCATAGA ACAAAGGAAGGTTGTCATTGGGgaagaaattgtcagaagatgTGCTCCTAAACTTCTGAAGAGTCTGAGCTTCATTGAAAATTTGAAGAGCACGCTGCCTCCAGAACTAGTCAGAGAGATGGTCACCGATGTCTCAGAGAGTGATGACGAGCTTGTATcagatgaagaataa